The following proteins are co-located in the Brevibacillus laterosporus DSM 25 genome:
- a CDS encoding protein O-GlcNAcase: protein MSSQGFALRGLIEGFYGKPWSHEERIDMLRFISQHGFNAYFYAPKDDAILRDDWQMHHSPAQMRLISELITEAHSVGCAFYYCLSPGMSMQYANSKHVDRLIEKYENLLTCGVTKFALLFDDIPQELMHKSDIETFVHLAEAHVQVTLMVWNKLKENGRDDIHLVVCPTVYHGRGDEAYITYMGQHLPKEIDLFWTGRFVCSPYLTEADSQYFFEQTRHYPFYWDNYPVNDLAMASELHIGPLQNRDATLYRFATGYVANAMEYPESSKIPIITIGEYLTHPDSYDPEEAFQRAVKEIVGPEDFHAFLLFADHVRASFLCDEEAPQLLEKLHQFRYHFFHGDQQKAVKILEHTFSDMESSAQHLLNGMQNERLYKEIKGWLKKYAYWAKLGKIATRLIDAGRKGQTIRAVFYFLRMRRRLLQAEKLPEKVSSNVMRLMVEALSLEVRNYRTWKRRV from the coding sequence ATGTCTTCACAAGGATTTGCATTACGGGGACTTATTGAAGGATTTTATGGTAAGCCGTGGTCGCATGAAGAACGGATTGATATGTTGCGTTTTATCAGTCAGCATGGCTTTAATGCCTATTTTTATGCGCCCAAAGATGATGCGATCCTGCGAGATGATTGGCAGATGCATCATTCTCCCGCCCAAATGCGTCTCATTTCGGAGCTGATTACAGAGGCACATTCGGTTGGATGTGCCTTTTACTATTGTCTCAGTCCGGGGATGAGCATGCAGTATGCCAACTCTAAACATGTTGATAGATTAATAGAAAAGTACGAGAACCTTCTTACTTGCGGTGTGACGAAATTTGCCCTGTTGTTTGACGATATTCCACAAGAATTAATGCACAAAAGTGACATAGAGACATTCGTCCATTTAGCAGAGGCACATGTACAGGTTACCCTTATGGTCTGGAACAAGTTAAAAGAGAATGGTAGGGATGACATCCATCTCGTGGTATGTCCTACGGTTTATCATGGGAGAGGTGATGAAGCGTATATTACTTATATGGGGCAACATTTACCAAAGGAAATTGATCTATTTTGGACGGGAAGGTTTGTCTGCTCTCCTTATTTGACAGAAGCAGACTCTCAATACTTTTTTGAACAGACAAGACACTACCCGTTTTATTGGGATAATTATCCGGTCAATGACCTGGCGATGGCGAGCGAGCTACACATTGGTCCTTTGCAAAATAGGGATGCTACTCTTTATCGTTTTGCTACTGGGTATGTAGCTAATGCAATGGAATATCCTGAAAGCTCCAAAATTCCTATCATTACGATCGGAGAGTATCTAACTCATCCGGATTCCTATGATCCTGAGGAAGCCTTTCAGCGCGCAGTTAAAGAGATAGTAGGGCCTGAAGACTTTCATGCATTTCTTTTGTTTGCCGATCATGTGCGTGCATCGTTTTTATGTGACGAGGAAGCGCCGCAATTACTGGAAAAATTACATCAGTTTCGCTACCACTTTTTTCACGGTGATCAACAGAAAGCTGTAAAAATCTTGGAGCATACCTTTTCTGATATGGAGAGTTCTGCTCAGCACCTATTGAACGGAATGCAAAATGAGAGGTTATATAAAGAAATAAAAGGATGGCTCAAAAAATATGCATACTGGGCTAAATTAGGTAAGATCGCAACTCGTTTAATTGATGCTGGTCGGAAGGGACAAACGATCCGTGCCGTTTTTTATTTTTTACGAATGAGACGAAGATTACTGCAAGCAGAGAAGCTTCCTGAGAAGGTAAGTAGCAATGTAATGCGGTTAATGGTAGAAGCACTTAGCTTGGAAGTGCGCAATTATCGGACATGGAAACGACGCGTATAG
- a CDS encoding DMT family transporter, translating to MKKAFMVDFLLLCIVFIWGATFVIVQNAVHMLPPNTFNAVRFFSASLFLALIYFIRNPKAWQTCNFSLILSGGFLGFWLFVGYATQTVGLLYTSPSKAGFITGLSVVLVPLLSLVVLKHKVKTSALVGVCMAVIGLYLLTMNGTLSFTFGDFLVLCCAICFAMQIVLTGRYSPRFPTMPLVIIQLFTVSFLSMCYALLKEDWQAVYDPMVIGHPEILWALFITAIPATALAFLVQTSFQKETSPTHVALIFSLEPVFAAFISYLWIHEVLTIKQFIGCAFILSGMLYSELPILLWLRNLKAKISA from the coding sequence GTGAAAAAAGCATTTATGGTTGATTTTTTATTGTTATGTATCGTTTTTATCTGGGGAGCAACCTTTGTGATCGTTCAGAATGCTGTTCACATGCTTCCTCCCAATACGTTTAATGCTGTCCGATTTTTTAGCGCTTCGTTATTCTTAGCCCTTATCTACTTTATTCGAAATCCAAAGGCTTGGCAAACATGTAACTTTTCTTTAATACTCAGCGGTGGATTTCTAGGCTTCTGGTTGTTTGTTGGGTATGCAACTCAAACAGTGGGGCTCTTGTATACCTCACCATCAAAAGCAGGTTTTATTACAGGTCTATCCGTTGTGCTTGTGCCACTACTCTCTCTTGTTGTTCTCAAGCATAAAGTGAAAACCTCTGCTCTTGTAGGCGTCTGCATGGCCGTGATTGGGCTTTATTTGTTAACGATGAATGGAACTCTTTCTTTTACATTTGGCGATTTTTTAGTGCTTTGCTGCGCCATTTGCTTTGCGATGCAGATTGTGTTAACTGGACGGTATTCACCCCGATTCCCTACGATGCCCTTAGTTATCATTCAATTGTTCACTGTTTCATTTTTGAGTATGTGCTACGCCCTTCTCAAAGAAGACTGGCAAGCCGTATATGATCCTATGGTCATAGGACATCCTGAGATTCTATGGGCGCTATTTATCACTGCGATCCCTGCTACTGCCCTTGCGTTTTTAGTGCAAACTTCCTTTCAAAAGGAAACCTCTCCAACGCATGTGGCACTTATCTTTTCCTTAGAGCCAGTTTTTGCGGCATTCATCTCCTATCTATGGATTCACGAGGTGTTGACGATCAAACAATTTATCGGCTGTGCTTTTATCCTTAGTGGTATGCTGTACTCAGAACTCCCTATTCTATTATGGCTACGCAATCTAAAAGCAAAAATATCCGCTTAG
- the hemA gene encoding glutamyl-tRNA reductase codes for MEILLLGLNYKTAPVEIREKFTFNDDSTPRALHILSHTKSILECIIVGTCNRTEIYVVCDQLHTGRFYTRNFLAEWFGVEKESLLDYMYVKENDEAIEHLYRVTCGLDSMVMGETQIIGQIRNAFLLAQQHETTGTIFNTLFKQAVTLAKRAHTETSVGQNAVSISYAAIELGKKIFGSFADKHVLILGAGKMSLLTAKHLHANGVAHVTVANRTLERAQTLAEQFRGEACTMEDLPQKLAKADIVISSTGATGFVLTKAQLKPIMKQRPHKPLFMIDIAVPRDLDPDIHGLENVFLYDIDDLEGIVQSNLAERSKEAERIELMIEEEKQEFINWKQTLGVVPLIAALREKAFSIHGEAIRKIENKLPHLDEKEMHIIRKHTRGIISQLLHDPIVQLKELTVQKKGEEVLDIFSTIFALDERLEGKKQEALWEQQKRESLRREKAVSLQSREQRF; via the coding sequence ATGGAAATCTTACTGCTCGGCCTAAATTATAAGACAGCGCCTGTCGAAATTCGTGAAAAATTCACGTTTAATGACGACAGCACGCCGAGAGCACTTCATATTCTATCTCATACCAAAAGCATTCTAGAATGTATAATTGTAGGAACCTGTAACCGGACTGAGATCTATGTGGTTTGCGATCAATTGCACACCGGTAGATTCTATACACGGAATTTTCTTGCAGAATGGTTTGGCGTAGAGAAAGAGTCGCTTCTCGATTATATGTATGTAAAGGAAAATGACGAAGCGATTGAACATTTGTACCGTGTAACCTGTGGACTTGATTCCATGGTGATGGGAGAGACACAGATTATTGGTCAAATTCGCAACGCTTTTCTCCTAGCACAACAACATGAGACTACTGGAACCATTTTTAATACACTTTTTAAACAGGCTGTAACCCTTGCAAAACGCGCTCATACAGAGACTTCTGTTGGCCAAAATGCTGTTTCCATCAGCTATGCGGCGATTGAACTTGGCAAAAAGATTTTTGGAAGCTTTGCTGATAAACATGTACTGATCTTGGGTGCAGGTAAGATGAGCTTGTTAACAGCCAAGCATTTGCACGCAAACGGAGTGGCTCATGTTACAGTCGCAAACCGTACGTTAGAACGTGCACAGACCTTAGCTGAACAGTTCCGAGGTGAAGCCTGTACCATGGAGGATCTGCCCCAAAAGCTGGCTAAAGCAGACATCGTCATCAGCTCGACGGGAGCAACCGGCTTTGTGTTAACAAAAGCACAATTAAAGCCGATTATGAAGCAGCGTCCTCATAAGCCATTGTTTATGATTGATATCGCCGTGCCGCGTGATCTTGATCCTGATATTCATGGGCTAGAAAATGTTTTCTTATATGATATAGATGATCTGGAGGGTATCGTTCAGAGCAATTTAGCTGAGCGTTCCAAGGAAGCAGAGCGTATTGAACTTATGATTGAAGAAGAGAAGCAGGAGTTCATAAACTGGAAACAGACGCTAGGCGTTGTACCACTAATTGCGGCATTGCGAGAAAAAGCATTTTCCATTCACGGAGAAGCAATCCGCAAAATTGAAAACAAATTGCCTCATTTAGATGAAAAGGAAATGCATATTATTCGTAAACATACAAGGGGAATTATTTCTCAATTATTACATGACCCAATTGTTCAACTGAAGGAGTTGACCGTCCAAAAGAAAGGAGAAGAGGTACTCGATATCTTTTCTACTATTTTTGCTTTGGATGAAAGATTGGAAGGAAAAAAACAGGAAGCATTATGGGAACAACAAAAGCGTGAAAGCTTAAGACGTGAAAAAGCTGTATCATTACAATCACGGGAACAGCGTTTTTAG
- a CDS encoding cytochrome C assembly family protein — protein MANARWLYDLTIFLYAAGVLCYFNDFLQSNRRMKQIALGLLSIVWVLQTIFFVYQVMVKSYLPVVTFFETLVFYSWVLVTLSLIIHAVARIDFLLFFTNVIGFGVLTLSMFFSEPATLQHSGVISDFIFIHVTIAIISYALLAVSMIFSGMYLVNLHMLKQKKWTPLWQRLPSLEKLDAFSFKLNIFGVPLLLLSVILGSIWAQLIFSHGFWMDAKVCMSIIVLILYSVLLYQRVRNQWLGKVAAWINIIAFVCLLLNFLLIDPYSQFHQWS, from the coding sequence ATGGCAAATGCAAGATGGCTCTATGACTTGACCATCTTTCTCTATGCAGCGGGTGTACTTTGTTACTTCAATGATTTTTTGCAGAGTAACCGGCGAATGAAGCAAATTGCGCTAGGACTACTCTCGATTGTCTGGGTGTTACAAACAATCTTTTTCGTTTACCAAGTGATGGTAAAGTCATATTTGCCCGTTGTAACATTTTTTGAAACCTTAGTTTTTTATTCTTGGGTACTGGTGACCCTTTCTCTGATCATTCATGCTGTAGCTCGCATTGATTTCTTACTCTTTTTTACTAATGTGATCGGGTTTGGAGTTCTCACCTTATCCATGTTCTTTTCAGAGCCAGCAACTCTGCAACATAGCGGGGTTATCTCTGATTTTATTTTTATTCATGTGACAATCGCTATTATTAGCTATGCATTATTGGCAGTGTCCATGATATTCTCAGGTATGTATCTAGTGAACCTACATATGCTGAAGCAAAAAAAATGGACACCACTTTGGCAACGACTCCCCAGTTTGGAGAAATTGGATGCGTTTTCTTTTAAGTTAAACATTTTTGGTGTGCCGTTATTGCTGTTGTCGGTCATTTTAGGCAGTATTTGGGCACAGTTGATTTTTTCGCATGGATTCTGGATGGATGCAAAAGTGTGTATGTCTATCATTGTTCTGATCTTATATAGTGTGCTGTTATATCAAAGGGTTCGGAATCAATGGTTGGGAAAAGTGGCAGCTTGGATAAACATCATCGCATTTGTATGTTTATTGCTTAATTTTTTGCTGATTGATCCCTACTCGCAATTTCATCAATGGTCGTAG
- a CDS encoding precorrin-2 dehydrogenase/sirohydrochlorin ferrochelatase family protein encodes MNPHYPIHVKMEGMLCAVIGGGEVAQRKVGSLLECGAKITVISPEITPLLAEWNEQGKINWKRELYQGQDLSPYFFIVAATNHRQVNYSVYEQAKRTKAFINIADRPDLCNYIVPSTVKRGRLVISVSTSGASPSLASKLRRRLEREFGQEYEVYVDFLAQMRLKVLQEVKDATVRKQIFQELLDDRYVEASSLQREQMADALLQQVKQREQ; translated from the coding sequence ATGAATCCGCATTATCCGATTCATGTTAAAATGGAAGGAATGCTCTGTGCAGTTATTGGTGGTGGAGAAGTAGCCCAACGTAAGGTAGGTTCTCTACTAGAGTGTGGGGCAAAAATCACCGTTATTTCTCCTGAGATAACGCCATTGTTAGCTGAGTGGAACGAGCAGGGTAAGATCAATTGGAAACGTGAGCTGTATCAGGGACAGGATCTAAGTCCGTATTTTTTTATCGTAGCTGCGACCAATCATCGACAAGTTAACTATTCGGTATATGAACAAGCTAAAAGAACGAAAGCGTTTATAAATATTGCAGACCGACCAGACTTATGTAATTACATTGTTCCCTCTACGGTAAAGCGAGGAAGGCTAGTTATTTCTGTATCTACCTCGGGTGCAAGCCCCAGTTTGGCAAGTAAACTACGCAGAAGGCTAGAGCGAGAATTTGGCCAGGAATATGAGGTCTATGTTGACTTTTTAGCTCAGATGAGGCTAAAGGTTTTACAAGAGGTTAAAGATGCCACCGTGCGCAAACAAATCTTTCAAGAGTTGCTTGATGATAGATATGTAGAGGCGTCTTCCCTGCAAAGAGAGCAGATGGCAGATGCTTTACTACAACAGGTGAAACAAAGAGAGCAATAA
- the hemC gene encoding hydroxymethylbilane synthase, with amino-acid sequence MKEWKVGSRKSMLALTQTKWVLARLREIDPASRFSITEIVTKGDRILDVTLSKVGGKGLFVKEIEQSLLEEQTDMAVHSLKDMPAVLPEGLTIGAIPKREDPRDVLISKDGKTLDELKEGAVVGTSSLRRSSQLLHYRPDLIIKPIRGNIDTRIRKLQEEDFDAIILAAAGLKRVEWKGTITQYLDPKISLPAVGQGALAIECRTHDAEMMSLLQRFDHLETRYAVEAERAFLHKMEGSCQVPIGAYAKVQLDSEQKPSISITGMVGSPDGSQMFKATLTGDDPQALGENLADELLRQGAREVLAKVLEENRQ; translated from the coding sequence ATGAAAGAGTGGAAAGTTGGATCGCGTAAAAGCATGCTGGCACTTACCCAAACAAAATGGGTGCTGGCTCGTTTGCGTGAAATAGACCCTGCATCACGTTTTAGCATCACAGAGATTGTTACAAAGGGAGATCGCATTCTGGATGTTACACTTTCCAAAGTGGGCGGTAAAGGTCTGTTTGTTAAAGAAATCGAACAATCCCTGCTGGAAGAACAAACTGATATGGCTGTCCATAGTTTAAAAGATATGCCTGCTGTCTTACCTGAAGGTTTGACGATCGGTGCAATTCCGAAAAGGGAGGACCCAAGGGATGTACTGATTTCCAAGGACGGTAAGACACTAGATGAATTAAAAGAAGGTGCGGTGGTAGGAACGAGCAGTTTGCGCCGTTCTTCCCAATTGCTACATTACCGACCTGATCTAATTATTAAACCCATTCGGGGAAATATTGATACGCGAATCCGCAAGCTGCAAGAAGAGGATTTTGATGCGATTATTCTGGCTGCTGCAGGCCTTAAACGTGTGGAATGGAAGGGCACGATCACGCAGTATCTCGATCCGAAAATCAGCCTTCCTGCGGTTGGTCAGGGGGCGCTTGCTATTGAGTGCCGTACACATGATGCTGAAATGATGTCACTTTTACAACGGTTTGATCATCTGGAGACGCGTTATGCGGTCGAGGCGGAGCGAGCTTTTCTCCATAAGATGGAGGGGAGCTGCCAAGTACCGATTGGTGCTTATGCAAAAGTCCAGCTAGACTCCGAACAGAAACCTTCCATTAGCATTACAGGAATGGTTGGGTCTCCTGATGGAAGCCAAATGTTTAAAGCAACATTGACTGGAGACGATCCTCAAGCATTGGGTGAAAATTTGGCAGATGAGCTGCTCCGTCAGGGGGCGCGAGAAGTGCTTGCTAAAGTATTGGAGGAGAATCGTCAATGA
- the cobA gene encoding uroporphyrinogen-III C-methyltransferase, translated as MNKGKVFLVGAGPGDPKLITVRGLETIQMADCIVYDRLASPRLLAHAKPDVELIYCGKLPDRHTLTQEEINQVLVDKALEGKVVTRLKGGDPSIFGRVGEEAEELAKHDILFEIVPGITSGIAAPAYAGIPVTHRDFNSSLAIVTGHERPEKTESSINWEKLATAVGTLIFYMGVGNLPYITEQLMKNGRSPKTPVALVRWGTLVEQETLVGTLEDIVEKREQAGLTNPSIIVVGEVVQLREKLQWFEKKPLFGKRVLVTRARSQASELSNQINELGGEAYEFPLIKMVEPQALPQLDTALQQLSEYDWVMFTSPNGVQFFFKRLRELKIDIRTLTGKIAAVGPKTASMLEERGLTVDVLPGEFLAEGLVESLKDELQPGSKVLLPRADIARETLPRELRTLGMEVTEVDTYDTVIDAQNIGETVSLLEEKAIQIITFTSSSTVKNFVEALKEYDLTQLLQGVQIACIGPITADTARQAGLQVDIMASEYTIEGLVNALITT; from the coding sequence ATGAACAAAGGGAAAGTTTTTTTAGTAGGTGCTGGGCCTGGTGACCCTAAGTTAATTACGGTGCGTGGATTGGAAACGATTCAAATGGCTGATTGCATCGTGTATGATCGCTTGGCGAGTCCACGGTTGTTAGCTCATGCAAAACCGGACGTAGAACTAATATATTGTGGAAAACTGCCTGACCGTCATACATTAACCCAAGAAGAAATCAATCAGGTATTAGTCGATAAAGCATTAGAAGGGAAAGTCGTTACTCGTCTAAAAGGTGGGGACCCTTCTATCTTTGGTCGTGTTGGTGAAGAGGCTGAAGAGTTAGCTAAGCACGATATTTTATTTGAAATTGTGCCAGGCATCACTTCAGGGATTGCTGCTCCGGCGTATGCTGGCATCCCGGTGACCCATCGGGATTTTAATTCGTCTTTAGCGATAGTGACAGGACATGAGCGTCCAGAGAAAACAGAATCAAGTATTAACTGGGAAAAATTAGCTACGGCTGTCGGCACGCTCATCTTTTATATGGGAGTAGGGAATCTACCCTATATTACGGAACAATTAATGAAGAACGGTCGATCTCCCAAAACACCGGTCGCTTTGGTGCGCTGGGGGACTTTAGTAGAACAGGAAACCTTGGTTGGTACCTTGGAAGACATTGTAGAGAAGCGTGAGCAAGCGGGCTTAACGAATCCTTCTATTATTGTGGTTGGTGAAGTGGTACAGCTTCGTGAAAAACTACAATGGTTTGAGAAGAAACCGTTGTTTGGGAAGCGTGTACTCGTGACGCGTGCTAGAAGTCAGGCTAGCGAACTATCGAATCAAATCAATGAATTGGGCGGGGAGGCATATGAATTCCCGTTGATAAAGATGGTTGAGCCACAAGCCCTACCACAATTGGATACCGCACTTCAACAGCTATCAGAGTATGACTGGGTTATGTTTACTAGCCCAAATGGGGTTCAATTCTTCTTTAAGCGCTTGCGTGAACTAAAGATTGACATTCGTACCCTAACCGGTAAGATTGCGGCAGTTGGTCCAAAAACGGCCTCCATGCTAGAAGAAAGAGGCTTGACGGTAGATGTCCTACCCGGCGAATTTCTGGCAGAAGGCTTGGTAGAGTCCCTTAAGGATGAATTACAGCCAGGCTCTAAAGTGCTGCTTCCACGTGCCGATATAGCGCGCGAAACCTTACCAAGAGAGCTGAGAACTCTCGGCATGGAAGTGACGGAAGTAGATACCTATGATACAGTTATAGATGCACAGAACATTGGAGAAACAGTTTCTCTGTTGGAAGAAAAGGCGATACAGATCATTACATTTACCAGCTCCTCCACGGTTAAAAACTTTGTGGAAGCGCTGAAGGAATACGATCTTACCCAATTACTTCAAGGTGTGCAGATTGCTTGCATCGGACCGATTACAGCGGATACGGCAAGACAAGCAGGACTGCAAGTGGATATCATGGCAAGTGAATATACTATTGAAGGACTCGTAAATGCACTAATTACCACGTAA
- the hemB gene encoding porphobilinogen synthase translates to MIKFDRHRRLRRSQAMRNLVRENHVRVEDLIYPLFIVEGENIKNEISSMPGVFHFSLDRLNEELEEIVSLGIQSVLLFGVPEHKDALGTEAYAENGIVQQAIRHIKASFPEMLVIADTCLCEYTDHGHCGVLHECGELLNDESLVLLSQAAVSQAKAGADIIAPSNMMDGFVTAIREALDEAGFTHIPIMSYAVKYASAYYGPFREAAQSAPKFGNRKSYQMDYANAREGLREAESDVLEGADFLMVKPGLAYMDMVLRLRQSFDLPLVVYNISGEYSMVKAASANGWIDEQGVVMETMMGFKRAGADLIITYHAKDVAKWLQGGL, encoded by the coding sequence ATGATTAAATTTGACCGTCATCGTCGTTTGCGCCGAAGCCAAGCGATGCGTAACCTTGTACGAGAAAACCATGTGCGTGTAGAAGATTTGATCTATCCACTGTTCATAGTAGAAGGGGAAAATATTAAAAATGAAATTTCCTCTATGCCTGGCGTTTTCCATTTTTCCTTGGATCGTCTTAATGAAGAACTTGAAGAAATCGTTAGCTTAGGCATTCAATCTGTTCTTTTGTTTGGAGTGCCAGAGCATAAAGATGCTCTTGGAACGGAAGCATATGCAGAAAATGGGATTGTACAGCAAGCTATTCGTCACATAAAAGCCTCTTTCCCCGAGATGCTGGTCATTGCGGATACATGCCTATGTGAATATACCGATCATGGTCACTGTGGTGTTTTGCATGAATGTGGAGAGCTATTAAATGATGAGTCTCTTGTTTTATTAAGCCAAGCTGCTGTATCACAAGCTAAAGCCGGCGCGGATATCATCGCGCCATCCAATATGATGGACGGTTTTGTAACAGCCATTCGTGAAGCTTTAGATGAAGCTGGATTTACACATATTCCAATCATGTCCTATGCGGTTAAATATGCTTCTGCATACTACGGCCCATTCCGTGAAGCAGCTCAATCCGCTCCGAAGTTTGGTAACCGTAAGTCCTACCAAATGGACTATGCTAATGCACGTGAAGGTCTACGTGAAGCAGAATCCGATGTGCTAGAAGGGGCCGATTTCTTAATGGTTAAACCAGGTCTTGCCTATATGGACATGGTTTTACGTTTGCGTCAAAGCTTTGATTTGCCGTTGGTTGTTTACAATATCAGTGGAGAGTATTCCATGGTGAAAGCAGCTAGTGCCAATGGCTGGATTGACGAACAAGGCGTCGTTATGGAAACGATGATGGGATTCAAACGCGCAGGTGCTGATTTAATCATTACGTACCATGCAAAAGATGTTGCCAAGTGGCTACAAGGAGGTTTGTAA
- a CDS encoding Lrp/AsnC family transcriptional regulator produces the protein MSVDLLDTLDKEILDAIQKEIPLVPEPFKVMAENLGTTEEELMARLEKMKGDSIRQISAICDTKALGYKSSLVAARIAPDKLDEMAVKIFNSHPGITHNYKRNHDFNLWFTIALPPNSRFGLEKTVEILGELSNVESIRILPTLKLFKIGVQLDVKKETEANTKSAPTYTEEMRQAAIDLGITDEDIKVIIQLQKDLPITSRPFDEWAKNAGMTTEELLHHAKVLVERGQMRRFSAVLNHRKAGFRANGMGVWNVPEEQAEEIGMKMGSFRAVSHCYLRPTYPDWKYSIFTMVHGRDKEECESILQAIEDETGITDRITLYSTKEYKKTRVSYFTPEIYEWENEMAEKLGLDK, from the coding sequence ATGTCGGTTGACTTACTAGATACGTTAGATAAAGAGATTTTGGATGCCATTCAAAAAGAGATTCCATTAGTTCCTGAACCATTTAAAGTCATGGCAGAAAATTTAGGAACAACAGAAGAAGAGTTAATGGCTCGCTTGGAAAAAATGAAAGGCGATTCTATCCGTCAAATTTCTGCTATTTGTGATACCAAAGCATTAGGATATAAATCAAGCCTTGTAGCGGCTCGTATTGCTCCAGATAAATTAGATGAGATGGCTGTAAAGATTTTTAATTCCCACCCTGGTATTACACATAACTATAAACGTAACCATGACTTTAACCTGTGGTTCACGATTGCTCTACCTCCGAATAGTCGTTTTGGATTGGAAAAAACGGTTGAAATCTTAGGAGAATTGTCTAATGTGGAATCGATTCGCATTCTACCGACTCTAAAACTGTTTAAAATCGGAGTACAATTAGATGTGAAAAAGGAAACGGAAGCGAATACGAAATCCGCACCTACCTACACGGAAGAAATGCGCCAGGCAGCGATTGATCTTGGTATCACTGATGAAGATATCAAGGTGATTATCCAATTGCAAAAGGATTTACCTATCACTTCCCGTCCATTTGATGAATGGGCAAAAAACGCTGGCATGACAACAGAGGAATTATTACATCACGCGAAAGTATTGGTGGAGCGTGGTCAAATGCGCCGTTTCTCTGCGGTTCTAAACCACCGCAAAGCTGGATTCCGTGCAAATGGTATGGGTGTATGGAATGTACCAGAAGAACAAGCTGAGGAAATTGGAATGAAAATGGGTTCCTTCCGAGCGGTTAGCCATTGCTATTTACGTCCTACCTACCCAGATTGGAAATACAGTATCTTTACGATGGTACATGGTCGTGATAAGGAAGAGTGTGAATCAATCCTACAAGCAATTGAGGATGAAACGGGTATCACGGATCGTATCACATTGTACTCTACGAAAGAATACAAGAAAACACGCGTATCTTATTTCACACCTGAGATTTATGAATGGGAAAATGAGATGGCGGAAAAACTGGGATTGGATAAGTAA